The Mus caroli chromosome 9, CAROLI_EIJ_v1.1, whole genome shotgun sequence DNA window GACAGTGCAGCGGGTTACTCATTGCCAAGTCTGGTGGCCTGTGCTCAGTCCCAAGTACCCAAGTACCATCACAAGGTAGTTCCCATGCTTGCTgtaatcataaaaaataaaataaaagcatcaaGGCTGGGAGTAGCGGCTCGCACCTTTAACTCTGGCACTCAAGAAACACAGACAAGCCCTGTCTATGAtttcagcctggtctgcatagcaagttccagaccagagCCAGAGCTCTGGCTACATGATGAGacttttataaagacaaaacaagcaaaaacaatatAACTCAACTGGCtggtgatggtacatgcctttaatgccagcactcagaggcaaaggcaggggaatgtctgagtttgaggccagcttggtttacacagagaaaccttgtcttttttcaaaacaaaacaaaacaaaacaaaacaaacagtagcAAGATGGATCCAGTGTCTTTGAGCCTGCTGTGGTGACAGTGACTACTTTCTTATTGGAACTGAGCCCACTCCACAGGAGGGAGAGAATTCATGTCTGGTATTATAAacctgatcaaaaaaaaaaaaaaaaaagagtgattgGGTAGGTCATAGGCCCTCATGGTAGAATGACAGTCGTGTCGGGCCACTGTGGGCTTTTATCAGAGAGGTTTCCTTTtgtggaggacagtggtcccTGCAGGGACTCACAACCGGTCAGTGTGTAGAGAGGTGACCTGAATATTCAGCTCTAAAGGAACATCTCGATCAGCTCtagccaaggctcagggaacgCCGTGAAAAACAGGACGCGATAGCTTTAGAAGTGGAGGATGGAGTCTTTGTAGAACATGATCTTCTGGCCACAAATGGCTGTTGtgctcttgaactcacagtagtTGTGACCTGCGGAAGATCTGTACAAAATTTGGGCTTGTGAGCATCCTATCATGGGAGGAACAGGGACTCATGAGGCCTCGCCCCTCCAGGAGGGCGAGACATCTTCTTCTCGCCCATCCTCTTGTATGAAACATCTACAAAACTCACCGGGTCACCCAGAGGAACAGCAAGAGTGGGAGGATAGAGAAGCTAacgggtgaatatgatcaaaatgtacaCATATGAAAGTGCCGTAACGAAGCACATTATTATGTGTAATTAATATATGCTGATGGAAACACACCCACAAATACGCATGAACAGTACACAGCAACACCCTGTGTTATTTTCACAACTTATTTTGAGTCTAcagttatttcaaaacaaaagtttaaaatatatatatgacacatgtCTTCATTTTGTGGCTGCCCTGAGCTTCTCATTTCTCAGGTCTGACTCAGAGAGTCACTGGCCTCTTGTAACACTGGGACTTATCCAAGCGATAAACCCCAGTTGGCCTGCAGAGGGCTGACATCTGTCCTCATTCACTGGGAGGACCAGGAACCAACTCAAGTCTAGTTTCACTTTTGGTTTCCTGAAATCACAGAGGAGCCAGAAAGAGAGCTGTAACCAGCAGCAACCAGCGCTTTGGTGCCTGTTTGCATCGACGCTAAGCcttgttttccttccctctctcctgtgaGCCTtacagcctcctctccagccccacgacTGAGGATGGATGAAGAGTTATActccaggcagctgtgagtcTCAAGGTGGGATAACAAAGTCGGGTGGCTTCCAGACCTTTGGTCCCCAGCTGCCACCTCCTTCTTCTTAATCACAGGTATGTACTGGGCCTGCCTGCTATGCAGAGGATCCAGGAAGCCAAAGTCTTGCTATGTGGCCTGCAGGGTCTGGGAGCTGaggtggccaagaacctggtCCTTACAGGTGTGGGCAGCCTCACCCTGCATGATCCCCATCCCACCTGCTGGGCTGACTTGGCTGCTCAGGTAAGAGTTCTTGGGGGTCTCTATGCTGCCTCCCAGAGCAGAGGCCAAAGGGGGGGGGTCTCCTTGATCAAGCTGCACTGAGCTGTCCTTAGTGTTTCCTTTCAGAAGAGAACTTGGGAAAGAGCAGGGCTGAGGCCTCTCAAGCACAATTGGCTGAGCTCAATGAAGCTGTCCAGATCTCCGTCCACAGGGGTGACATCACTGAGGACCTACTGCAGGGTTTTCAGGTGCTTACCCCAGAGCCACTTTGCATTGCTAGCCTAGTACTTCCCTCCTGCCcttaaaggcagagagaaggtggCGAGTGATTCCGGGCCTGCTGATCAATCACGGTGTCCATCTAGGTAGTGGTGCTGACCGACTCCAAGCTGGAAGACCAGCTGAAGGTGGGACCCTTGTGTCACAAGCATGGAATCTGCTTCCTGATGGCTGAAACCCGGGGGCTTGTGGGGTGAGACTATCTGTGTACCCCACCACATCACTGCCAGCAGTTGGTCCTAATGCTTTGCCCAGCCCTCAGCTTGCCCCTATCCTCCCCGACTCAGCCTCAAGCTTACAAGGATGCTCTGGACTACGGTCTTGCCCTTGTTTCTCCACCTCAGCATGCAGACCTGCTTTAGTGCACCCTGCAAGCCCAAACCAAAGTCTCCACAGCTTTCCTATAATTCCTTCCCTTCTGGGCCTGGCCTAGTGCCCCCTACTCACAACTAATGAGCTTCCTCAGTAACTTCCGCCACCCACACTAGGCGGTTATTCTGTGACTTTGGTGAGGACTTCACAGTTGTGGACCCTACCGAGGTAGAACCCATGACAGCTGCCATCCAGGACATCTCTCAGGTGGGTGCTCAGATGTAGAGGTTTCCCTGATGTCCAGAGAAAGGTGCCAGGACCTGTGGAAGGTAGGTACAGGCACTCTGAAGACAAGCCATCTCTCACTCAGGGTTTCCCCGGCATTGTCACCCTGAGAGGAGACACCAAAAGACATTCCTTCTACGATGGGGACTTGGTGATTTTCTCAGACATTGAAGGCATGGTTGAACTCAACAGTTGTTCTCCACAGTCTGTCCGTGTGCAGAGTAAGCCAACACTGCTCCAACCACTGCCTCAGCTGTGTGGAAACAAGTTATATTTAGGGGGTCATAACTTATTAGGATGGCTCTCTCACAGAAGACGGGTCCTTGGAGATTGGAGATACGACAACTTTCTCCCGTTACTTGAGAGGTGGGGTTGTTACCGAAGTCAAGAGACCCAAGACCGTGAGGCATGTGCGTACAAGTACACCTGGGGTGGGAGCACCTGGCTATGTGAAGGGGTGCATAGTGTTCTAGACCTGACCCTGAGCCAAGCAACCCCGACCCCCTACAGAAGCCCCTGGACATAGCTCTGCTTCAGCcccatgtggtggctcagaaTACTCAGGAAGTACAACGTGCTCACTGCCTACATCAGGCCTTCCATGTACTGCACAAGTTCCAGCAACGTCATGGCCGGCTACCCAAGCCCTGGGATCCTGTGAGTGGCCCCACATCGCACAATACAGtctttgcctttctgggtctcaCCTTTCAGATCTCACCCCACTGGAGGCTGTGCCCATAGACGTACCAGGCCTGCCGCCTGGAGATGCCTGCTTGCTCTACCCTTAAGCCATCACAAGCAGGTTGGAAGCTGTGCTCATTTGAGGATgccttcagtgtctctggctgGTGTTGGACATCCTTCAGTAGCACTTCCCAGCCTAGCAGCAATGTCAGGCTTTCCCACTTAGGaatctgctgcttctgtggaacAGGGTAGATGGGTGCCTGAAGGCTTTGAGCGAAAGGTTAGAATTCAAGCTGGGGCTACTAGGCCCACACATGCTATGCCTGAGTGCCATCCCACAGGATGATGCAGAGACTGTGGTGGAGCTGGCCCAGAAACTGGAGCCACTAAAAGGGACAGAAGAAGAGTCACTGGATGAGACTCTCCTCCGCACAATTGCCCTGAGTAGTGCTGGTACCTTAAGCCCCATGGCAGCCATTATGGGAGGAGTGGCTGCCCAGGAGGTCCTGAAGGTAGGCACatgtggggaaagggagagactgGGAAAGCGGGCAGGTAGTGTGTGTGCCAGAGGGCACCCATACCCAGAAGCAGCCACAGAGCACGTTACCAACCCAGCTGTAGCCCTCAGATGGGATCCAAGGGGAGTAGGAATTAGGAGTTGGCAGAGGCCCTCAGACTGATGTACCCACCCCTAGGCCATCTCCAGGAAGTTCATGCCCCTGGATCAGTGGCTGTACTTTGACGCCCTTGAATGTCTTCCAGAAGAGGAGACGCTCCTTCCCAGCCCTGAGGACTGTCAGCCAGTgagaactggggggtgggggtaggtgggtgggtgacaCTGTTCAAAATCAGAGTTAGAGAAGAACCCAGAAAAACGCCTCTGAGGTCCAGATTAAACAACTCAGGATAATGACACATAGTACAGGCTGTCAGCCATCAGTGGCCATTATCTGTGTTCCCTAGAGAAACTGCCGATACGATGGGCAAATTGCTGTGTTTGGAACTGATCTTCAAGAGAAACTGAGTGACCAACACTACCTCTTGGTGAGCTGGGGGATGCTAGTGGGGAATTGTCTTTGGGAAATCCACACCACGTGCTCTGGCTAAGACTGTTCCCGGCAACAGGTGGGTGCTGGTGCCATTGGCTGTGAGATGCTCAAACTCTTTGCCCTAGTGGGCCTCGGAGTTAGGGCGAATGGAGGTGTGACTGTTGCTGACATGGATTACATAGAACGCTCCAACCTCAGCAGGCAGTTCCTCTTCAGGCCCAAGGATGTTAGGGTGAGTGCTGGCCCATCCTACATCCTTGCGTCTCAGGTCATTCTCTCGTAATGCGccctgtcctctcttcccagagGCCCAAGGCAGAGGTGGCCGCCGCAGCAGCCCATCGTCTCAACCCAGACCTACGAGCGACTCCATATACCTGCCCACTGGATCCCACCACAGAGGATATCTACGGTGACAGCTTCTTCTCCAGGGTGAACGGTGTTGTTGCTGCTTTGGACAGCTTCCAGGCCCGTGAGTGCCTCACTGGGAGCTGAGCCCCTTGCCCAAGCCCCTGGTAGCCTCACTCCTCACCCTCTGCCCCTTTGCCAGGGCACTATGTCGCTGCTCGATGCACCCACTATCTGAAGCCACTGCTGGAGGCCGGCACCCAGGGCACCTGGGGGAGTGCTTCAGTGTTTGTGCCCTTTGTGACAGAAGCCTACAGAGGTCCTGCCTCGGATGCAGCTTCTGAGGATGCTCCCTACCCTGTGTGTACCCTGAGGCACTTCCCCAGCACGATGGAGCACAGCGTGCAGGTAAGTACATGGTACCCTCCCCATCTCAAGCCTCAACTGCAGATCTGTTCATCTAAAACTTTATcattctccccccc harbors:
- the Uba7 gene encoding ubiquitin-like modifier-activating enzyme 7, whose product is MDEELYSRQLYVLGLPAMQRIQEAKVLLCGLQGLGAEVAKNLVLTGVGSLTLHDPHPTCWADLAAQCFLSEENLGKSRAEASQAQLAELNEAVQISVHRGDITEDLLQGFQVVVLTDSKLEDQLKVGPLCHKHGICFLMAETRGLVGRLFCDFGEDFTVVDPTEVEPMTAAIQDISQGFPGIVTLRGDTKRHSFYDGDLVIFSDIEGMVELNSCSPQSVRVQKDGSLEIGDTTTFSRYLRGGVVTEVKRPKTVRHKPLDIALLQPHVVAQNTQEVQRAHCLHQAFHVLHKFQQRHGRLPKPWDPDDAETVVELAQKLEPLKGTEEESLDETLLRTIALSSAGTLSPMAAIMGGVAAQEVLKAISRKFMPLDQWLYFDALECLPEEETLLPSPEDCQPRNCRYDGQIAVFGTDLQEKLSDQHYLLVGAGAIGCEMLKLFALVGLGVRANGGVTVADMDYIERSNLSRQFLFRPKDVRRPKAEVAAAAAHRLNPDLRATPYTCPLDPTTEDIYGDSFFSRVNGVVAALDSFQARHYVAARCTHYLKPLLEAGTQGTWGSASVFVPFVTEAYRGPASDAASEDAPYPVCTLRHFPSTMEHSVQWAQDQFGGLFRLSTETINCYQQTCTSLLATDRTETLALLQQVIGVLRTRPQTWQDCVVWALGHWQLCFHDSVMELPRHFPSDKVLEGGTLFSSGSNKCPHPLQFDPNQDMHFLYVLAAANLYARMHGLPGPQSRPALRELLNRLLESDSRPQNLFSAEHGQEQLKELQETLDNWRKGPPLKPVLFVKDDDSNFHVDFVVAATDLRCQNYGILPVNHARIKQIVGRIIPAIATSTAVVAGLLGLELYKVVSGLRSHGTFRHSYLHLAENHFIRSAPSAPAIQSFCDLKWTCWDRLKVPAGQPERTLKSLLAHLQEEHGLKVEMLLHREALLYSSGWSSEKQDQHLCLRVTELVQRVTGWKPKPGLKVLVFELSCEGEEEETAFPPLHYEL